In the genome of Rhopalosiphum padi isolate XX-2018 chromosome 1, ASM2088224v1, whole genome shotgun sequence, the window AACACATTTTGAGGTTCacagttttttattaattgtatgatacCTTTACCATCAGCATGAGctgaaaatgataaatattcaaCTGACATTTTAACATCAATAAATTTGTTTGGTTCAGCTTCAATTTTTTTAGAACCACTCAAGACTTTATTACCAACAGTTCCAGATACACAGTAACCTGGTAcaatcaacatatttttttcatcaggagcccactttttaaatatattcaacgaTAAGCCAGCATGTAACATACCAGGTGTTGCAAATACTACCATAGGCCCAGGATTGTGCATATAAGTCTTGTCAAATGGTTTAATGTGCTTAAAATCAAACATATTCCTGTGAACAAACGTTTGTCTGACTTTTTGATTTGTCcaagttataaacattttataataactgttaGCTTTTTCAGTTAAACCAGCTGCAAAATAAACGGGAACTTTAAGACCCATACGATCCCAGTAAGTATCAATAAGAATACATAACTCTTGAGCTCTTCCCAAAGCAAAAATTGGTATTAACACTTTACCACCACGATCTATACATTCATGCACATTTTTCAAAAAGTCTCGTTCCCTACATCGCTTTGAATCCCTTATTGTTGTAGCATATGTTGATTCTGTTATAAGTAATGTTGGGCGACATTTATCAATCCAAGCAGCTCCTAAATGTCGGTCAGGTGTCATTGAAAAGTCTCCAGTGTATACCACTGAGTCATTTCcaactttaatataaaacatagcaGCTCCTAATACATGACCTGCATAATATGCTTTCAGTTCTATATCTTCCTTAACAGTAACAACTTCATGTAAATTTACTGCAGTTACTTTCTTCATACAATCTCTAATTGCACTTGATGTGAAATATTTGGCTTCTTCTTCGTACTCAACTAAATGTTTACGCATATCTTCTAATAAAATTGGAGCAATTGCTTTTGTTGGATGTGTCATATAAATAGGACCATGATAACCAAGGTGTTCAGTTAAATAGGATAGAGCACCACAATGATCTAAgtgaaaatgtgaaataattacACAGTCAATTATGTCTGTAATATTTCCATCAGATGTGATATATGAGAAGTCAGGAAATTTGCGTTCATCTTGATAGCCCATATGCATGCCACAATCAAGCATAATATTTCGATTTCCAATTGTTATTAAGATGCAACTACGTCCAACATCCTGACCAGCTCCCAACGGAGTGACTATGATGCGATTGCTGATATTCATAGTTACAGACTGTAACTTACAgtattggtatttattatttaacaaactgAAGAGAACAAAATCAAACAGAattgtaattattcattaaactaagtagaaattattatacaaaagaactcaaacaaaactaatttatgcaactttttaaatataaaaataactgctGATTGATAGATTcaatgaaaaaattttaaaaatacatacattaaaaatctatcgacgcttaacaaaatattcaatatttttcttaataatattaaattccattagtattttgcaatttttaataatttttttaatttaaactaaatactaaaatatttttaaaatggattgtaaaaatgtaaaataaatacctattatctattttaaatttataaaattgttcggTGATATCCAtagatataaacaaatatgGATATCACGTCTTTATATGATACTGATAATAGAATATAGTAAATGGTGAACGGTCACATAGATCCCTCGACAGCTAGATCCCGATGACTAACTGACGCAAGAGGATCCAATTGACGCGAGATTAAAATGACGCATGAGGATCTAATTGACGggggattaaaataatcataaggattttacaaattaattaattttgtaattagtattattgatttttaattatcaatgtatttaaatgcttttacgttattacatcgtagtaacactagtataacagttgttatctagcataaaccatataatttttgtttaatagacaattaaaaaatattttctattattataacctaatgttttaataatacacgcataaattatttcataaataaagctttcataatgttaattgttaggttttgtttatacatctaataaaaaattaaaatttagtaactgAAGTTACTGAACATTTCACTTCTCAGTTAAAATAGCCATAACTCATGTCTGGTCAccatcttatgtttttttttatattaatcagaaacctatataactattagtacaactatataactagctatagctactattatattattattattgcttaaaagttttaactttattcatATTCTCACTCCCAGTCTCAGAGGTTAGTCGTAAGTCCAGTGGCGCCGATCTATGTTTCATGTTAGGGAAAAAAAATGCTGGTGTTAGacccacctactaaaaaaatgtttagttagttacgatcgaatggtactatatttatttctaactatatacatacaagatactgcataacaaactatttttgattatcacccacccacccataaatatttctggggaattttccccagttcatacccgtgttcggcgctactgttagtacatataccaaatttgaatattgacaaaactgtatattttaacgaaaaataacgattatataggtataattatctattttgttttaagttattacaaaaatattatttaaagacaccaattcgtgtattattatttaacactaacagagaagtattcaaaatattatgtagattagttttaagctgtttatgccataaatttattaacacctgcagtggcggctcgtcATGGGTCTTTGAGATGGCGGACTCACCATAAAAAAAGgtagtaaagcaataaaaaagtttgaagaaaattgtagtacctataatttaatatttttgtctatttggaaaataattatgatggttttcgatattaatattgattattgataatattataatatttttacattaataatgagaagacgggtgtcattcaataataatacgggcgaaaaatatcgataacaacaactaattactaatttatgcgaTGCCAATGGCAGAAACTTTGAAAGAGTCTAGTCTCAATGTCCTGAACAACATCTATACAATCTACCCCGCCCTCCGCCTTGTCTTgcatatacaatttgtataagtacacaattgGGTCCCTCGAACGGCACACttccgaataaatttaaatgtctgactaataataattttacaacataataatacagtatataatctatgaatatggatctatcatattaatctatcatctatggcaatcatcaatcttcgctattcgtcggagacgattaacggttgtaataattttaacggagacaaaaaaatagacgtacaaatcgttaaaccgtactttaatatatttaatattttacacgcatatgccgttctgttcagcttatttttatgaaatatctcaatatctgCAATTCGAAACGTGGTAAAGACGGACGAGGAAAGGTGTTCCTGCGTCGGCGATGTGGTTACTGAACATGTGGACATCAAATATGACACAactaagtttcacaaaaaaaatcgatgtttacgtgagtttgattttctatacttttagagctttaatttacttttttagatataaaataaatacatacttattgcaccggacaatctgctacacgccgggtgacgtatacgtatgcatattttattcccgaacgcacgatgcataaaatacgtgagaccaaaaatacataatcgtcatattaatatattaccggacccattttatataataatttatatttatattaattgtatgaatagcatttttcatttttaactggccGAGTACCcgactaatataagttttttttatccctaacaaaaataaaaagttttctgaaaagacgcattaatatttttttataattgtctgaattttgaatttttatgacattattagatattcatttcatatttctgtgataactatttctgctcaaccaatttttgttttttcgtagtaatttaaaaacgaataactgtagttatttgaaaatttcaccaaatgttaatgtttgcatttcttatacatattataattttcaaaatattttgactatacacttataggataaaataacaatagcataataccataaatagatgcatttattatatatatatatattaatatcgcaaattatctgaacatattaacattagaacctatataaatagtatgagtaggtatgtattattcctaaaTAGGACGGTACCGAAACGGGAATGATATAGTCACATGTGTATATAACGAGTCGGATGTGAATAACTACTtgtaattagaaattaattttattgattttgtaagtccttctttattatacgtagatcataatctattaactatttagtatgtaatattaattgaatgattcaacttttaaatatttttaaaattattaatcatttagtacAGCCAACCCGTAAACTGCTGTATAGCTACTATAGTAGATGACTACAATACAACATGTAGAGTGTAGACTAGGTTAAGTATGTCACTATaacgaatttgtacaatttgaattcaattttcaatgtataatgcattaatacattgtgtacaatgtaaaattatgctggtcgaagatggtcttatttgttggtgagaaattttaccaaacaactattgaaataataaaaatataaaattataatttaaaaaaaaattcaggatatacaattattatggttttacgtatgaaattaattagataccaaaagtttggtatgcaagacagctgaaatataaaaatgaatcctataatatcacaaagagttctataaaaaaaaacatatgatctatcatattattataatatttgtcatccaTGGCAAACATCAATTgtcgtcatttgtaggagacgattaaccattctaatattttattgaacagtcgtcaaacaatagccttcagtacatgacaagtgctctcattttcataaaaaatttcaataatttcattctgaagcgcaaagaagacgaatgaagaaataagagctagctgtttcttcggtggcTGATGTGcacgtttgaattttaatatggcacagcttgatttcgtcgaaaagcgtcgaaggatacttacgtaggttaattttcctataattttagggtagtaataaatttaatttttatactttaaataaatattcattgacctgtacaagctgccaccccgattacttagaactatattttatttccaatagccggcaaccggcgggttattgtatacgacccgttttaaattcttaaacgatgaaatcttttttttaatattttattattttaaagttctaagataatattttttttcatagtaaattatttaagaatataaaatttttatttttgtctggtccgcaaactgtttttaatttgtgaatatggcaTGGGAGTTCTAaaatgttaaagttaaaaaatagccaagaataaaataaattcgtcaatTATACCTTGGATCCTGCACAATGAATGTatactgattttaaaattttctatctgttatgaattcttgtagcaaatatgatatatttagtgctttgggtggttaatagtaaaataaaataaaaaatttcagatcttgtcataatatcgaaaaaactggaatcattacgctatatatacttgtataatttcgaaaaaattaattaatttaataagttttagttcaaaaaattctaatcatagaatgttgaaaattttaacaactgtctacattatgatttcctatacattgtataattataaaaacattttaaaaattttaaataa includes:
- the LOC132931763 gene encoding integrator complex subunit 11 codes for the protein MNISNRIIVTPLGAGQDVGRSCILITIGNRNIMLDCGMHMGYQDERKFPDFSYITSDGNITDIIDCVIISHFHLDHCGALSYLTEHLGYHGPIYMTHPTKAIAPILLEDMRKHLVEYEEEAKYFTSSAIRDCMKKVTAVNLHEVVTVKEDIELKAYYAGHVLGAAMFYIKVGNDSVVYTGDFSMTPDRHLGAAWIDKCRPTLLITESTYATTIRDSKRCRERDFLKNVHECIDRGGKVLIPIFALGRAQELCILIDTYWDRMGLKVPVYFAAGLTEKANSYYKMFITWTNQKVRQTFVHRNMFDFKHIKPFDKTYMHNPGPMVVFATPGMLHAGLSLNIFKKWAPDEKNMLIVPGYCVSGTVGNKVLSGSKKIEAEPNKFIDVKMSVEYLSFSAHADGKGIIQLIKNCEPQNVLLVHGEEEKMKFLRAKIMQEFNINCYMPANGETVEIETANIHTFNMSTKLVKEILDDQSNNLGNGKRLVHGAFLLKNGSSNLNAMSVKDTFKELDIQRHTLRFTCTVEIKESSTIQKTKTKLYNMLENNLPIFKNKLTMSDGSISLASILVTVEDSMDNNKKKIVISWANEDEPLGNHVLEMLQNMSKSD